Proteins from one Mesoplodon densirostris isolate mMesDen1 chromosome 1, mMesDen1 primary haplotype, whole genome shotgun sequence genomic window:
- the STOX1 gene encoding storkhead-box protein 1 isoform X3, translating to MARPVQLAPGSLALVLCRLEAQEAAGGAEEPGGRAVFRAFCRANTRCFWNSRLARAASRLAFQGWLRRGVLLVHAPPASLQVLRDAWCRRALRPPRGFRIRAVGDVFPVQMNPIAQSQFIPLAEVLCCAVSDMNAAQIVVTQESLLEHLVKHYPGHRVWHLITQSFWMD from the exons ATGGCCCGGCCCGTGCAACTGGCGCCGGGCTCCTTGGCGCTCGTGCTCTGCAGGCTGGAGGCGCAGGAGGCGGCGGGGGGCGCGGAGGAGCCGGGCGGGCGTGCGGTGTTTCGCGCCTTCTGCCGCGCCAACACACGCTGCTTCTGGAACTCGCGGCTGGCGCGCGCCGCCTCGCGGCTGGCCTTCCAGGGCTGGTTGCGGCGCGGGGTGCTGCTGGTTCACGCGCCTCCGGCCAGCCTGCAGGTGCTGCGCGACGCCTGGTGCCGTCGGGCGCTGCGCCCGCCGCGCGGCTTCCGCATCCGGGCGGTGG GTGATGTCTTTCCAGTGCAAATGAATCCAATAGCTCAATCTCAGTTTATACCTTTGGCTGAAGTTCTTTGCTGTGCTGTATCTGATATGAATGCCGCTCAGATTGTAGTAACACAGGAATCACTATTGGAACATTTGGTGAAACATTACCCAG